In Candidatus Zixiibacteriota bacterium, the following proteins share a genomic window:
- the nadD gene encoding nicotinate (nicotinamide) nucleotide adenylyltransferase, with the protein MSPDDGGRWGILGGTFDPVHNGHLNLAEQVARNRALNGVLLIPSYRHPFKDDCCATFEHRIKMLQLATVGHAGLMVSDMEKEMDLSGFTVDSIQAIKLRYPQADWSFIIGEDNVADLQHWRSPDLILSQVRILVGERPPHVACDLIGQFPSDRIEMVSINMVDVSSTDIRARLAADASDKSLVTLMPGAVIEHIVEHGLYQ; encoded by the coding sequence ATGAGTCCTGACGACGGCGGACGCTGGGGAATACTGGGCGGGACCTTTGATCCCGTACACAACGGACATCTCAATCTGGCCGAGCAAGTCGCCCGCAACCGGGCGCTCAACGGCGTATTATTAATACCGTCATATCGTCACCCTTTTAAGGATGACTGCTGCGCAACATTCGAGCACAGGATCAAAATGCTACAACTGGCGACGGTGGGACATGCTGGTCTCATGGTGAGTGATATGGAAAAAGAGATGGACCTTTCGGGCTTTACTGTGGATAGTATCCAAGCCATCAAGCTAAGATACCCCCAAGCCGACTGGTCGTTCATCATCGGCGAGGACAACGTTGCCGACTTGCAACACTGGCGAAGCCCCGATCTGATTCTGAGCCAGGTCCGCATACTGGTTGGTGAGCGACCACCCCATGTTGCCTGCGATCTTATCGGACAGTTTCCGTCTGACCGGATCGAGATGGTCTCGATCAACATGGTGGATGTCTCCTCAACCGATATTCGCGCCCGTTTGGCCGCCGACGCATCGGATAAATCACTTGTCACGTTGATGCCGGGGGCGGTGATCGAGCACATTGTCGAACATGGACTGTACCAATGA
- the bamD gene encoding outer membrane protein assembly factor BamD: MKPRTTLAILLALLSIATIIGPGCGGPRPLSKMTARELFEEGSKKFQKRKYLRAIEIFQACVYNFPGDEIVDSAQYYLALSYFENDEHEVAQVEFNRLVLNYPSSVYLEQSVFMRAACFFEATPRHHGLDQSELETAIRQFEDFIIDFPESESVNDARAYLLVARSRLARKYYDAGIVYSRIAAYQAAQIYFQKVIDDFTDTEYAPLATYEFAVMDLKQDKFTEAQSGFKDFQTVFADHEKAERAHQHEIEAAFKPGQAAFKKGEFTTAREKLEAFKVAYPNHKLTGKADKYLRKIAERMAAGPKVDGDES, translated from the coding sequence TTGAAACCACGCACAACACTTGCCATACTACTTGCCTTGCTTTCCATCGCAACTATAATCGGCCCCGGTTGCGGCGGACCTCGTCCGTTGTCGAAAATGACAGCCCGCGAATTGTTTGAAGAGGGTAGCAAGAAATTCCAGAAGAGAAAATACCTTCGCGCCATTGAGATATTTCAGGCCTGTGTCTACAATTTCCCGGGAGACGAAATTGTCGACTCGGCCCAGTATTACCTTGCCCTTTCCTATTTCGAGAACGATGAGCACGAGGTGGCGCAAGTGGAGTTCAACCGTCTGGTTCTGAACTACCCCTCCAGCGTCTATCTTGAGCAATCGGTTTTCATGCGGGCGGCTTGTTTTTTTGAGGCCACCCCACGACATCATGGCCTCGACCAGTCCGAATTGGAGACGGCCATCCGACAGTTTGAGGATTTCATTATAGATTTCCCGGAGTCTGAGTCGGTGAACGATGCCAGAGCGTATCTGCTGGTGGCACGCTCGCGACTGGCTCGGAAATACTACGATGCCGGTATTGTCTACAGCCGAATTGCAGCCTATCAGGCAGCTCAGATTTACTTTCAGAAAGTGATCGACGATTTCACCGACACCGAATACGCTCCCCTGGCTACGTATGAGTTCGCAGTCATGGATCTCAAACAGGATAAATTCACCGAGGCTCAATCCGGGTTCAAAGATTTTCAAACGGTGTTTGCCGATCATGAGAAAGCGGAACGCGCCCACCAGCATGAAATCGAGGCGGCCTTCAAACCCGGCCAGGCCGCTTTCAAGAAAGGTGAATTCACCACCGCCCGAGAGAAGTTGGAAGCGTTCAAAGTTGCCTACCCCAATCACAAACTGACCGGGAAAGCCGACAAGTATCTCCGAAAGATCGCAGAGCGCATGGCGGCCGGCCCCAAGGTCGACGGTGATGAGTCCTGA